Proteins encoded by one window of Chryseobacterium foetidum:
- a CDS encoding c-type cytochrome, with protein sequence MKQRTPVFVNIAIIIGLLIIFYYLFVQSYAFFKSPYFWGTVVIGSIMAYIHSALGDLVENNKFKKLSDEEKAAYLAEKKVPYFQRLYAAAFKKQSDTQEKDILIDHGFDGIMELDNQLPKWWVGLFWFGTAFMVLYISAYAFTDFASPLKEYEVEYREQEASVAKFLADQPPVTIESAEFSEDNIAAGEEVFKTNCVSCHSEGGKGGIGPNLTDNFWHNQPEKTLFKNVFHIVENGVTGTAMQAWGKNGVLTGNDIQNVAAYVYSINQMKKPITPAEGGAPPYGDEAKWEKK encoded by the coding sequence ATGAAACAAAGAACGCCAGTTTTTGTAAATATTGCTATAATAATCGGCCTGCTTATTATTTTCTATTATCTGTTCGTTCAGAGTTATGCTTTCTTCAAGTCGCCGTATTTCTGGGGTACTGTAGTGATCGGATCGATCATGGCTTATATTCACAGTGCACTTGGTGATTTGGTAGAGAACAATAAGTTTAAAAAACTTTCAGACGAAGAAAAGGCGGCTTACCTTGCTGAGAAAAAAGTTCCTTATTTCCAGAGATTATATGCTGCAGCATTCAAAAAGCAGTCTGACACTCAGGAAAAAGATATATTGATTGACCATGGTTTTGACGGAATTATGGAGCTGGACAATCAGTTACCTAAATGGTGGGTAGGTTTATTCTGGTTTGGAACGGCATTTATGGTGCTTTACATTTCAGCATATGCATTCACTGACTTCGCAAGCCCATTGAAAGAATATGAAGTTGAATACAGAGAGCAGGAAGCAAGCGTGGCTAAATTTTTAGCAGATCAGCCACCGGTGACGATCGAAAGTGCAGAATTTTCTGAAGATAACATTGCAGCAGGTGAAGAAGTTTTCAAAACCAACTGTGTATCTTGTCACTCAGAAGGTGGTAAAGGAGGTATCGGACCAAACTTAACAGATAACTTCTGGCACAACCAGCCTGAAAAGACTTTGTTTAAAAACGTATTCCACATTGTAGAAAACGGTGTTACCGGAACTGCAATGCAGGCATGGGGTAAAAACGGTGTCCTTACAGGAAACGATATTCAGAACGTTGCAGCTTACGTATACTCTATTAACCAAATGAAGAAGCCAATTACTCCGGCAGAAGGTGGTGCACCTCCTTACGGTGATGAAGCTAAATGGGAAAAGAAATAG
- a CDS encoding sulfite exporter TauE/SafE family protein: protein MEIALIISALGLGFASGFHCLGMCGPIALSMGLTRKQATNYYLQNLTYQFGRIFTYSLLGAFLGIIGQGFEFAGFQKYLTIGVGILLIIMALFSFGGKDFASKVPFFSKFLYKVKYNLGKLLQKADYRSRFTTGLLNGLLPCGMVYMALTASLASGGIWQSATFMAIFGLGTLPFMFTVVLVGNLMNQSFRIKVLKLIPIVMIVLGGLFILRGLELGIPYISPNSAAMKVSPEHDVNCHNTDPNHKHNPETCH, encoded by the coding sequence ATGGAAATAGCATTAATCATATCGGCTTTGGGACTCGGCTTTGCGTCGGGCTTTCACTGCCTCGGTATGTGCGGCCCTATTGCCCTGTCGATGGGACTTACAAGAAAACAGGCAACCAACTATTATCTCCAGAATCTTACTTATCAATTCGGGAGAATATTCACCTATTCACTTTTGGGAGCATTTTTAGGAATCATCGGTCAGGGATTTGAATTTGCCGGATTCCAAAAATATCTCACAATTGGAGTTGGAATTTTGCTGATTATCATGGCACTGTTTTCTTTTGGTGGAAAAGATTTTGCCTCAAAAGTTCCATTTTTCTCTAAATTTCTATATAAAGTTAAATACAACTTAGGAAAGCTTCTCCAAAAAGCAGATTACAGATCAAGATTTACGACCGGCTTACTTAACGGACTTTTACCTTGCGGAATGGTTTACATGGCCCTCACAGCAAGTCTTGCCAGCGGAGGGATCTGGCAGAGTGCAACCTTTATGGCAATTTTTGGATTGGGTACACTTCCATTTATGTTCACCGTAGTTTTGGTTGGAAATTTAATGAATCAGAGTTTCAGAATTAAAGTTTTAAAACTGATTCCTATTGTAATGATTGTTTTGGGCGGTTTATTTATCTTAAGAGGTTTGGAACTCGGAATTCCTTATATCTCTCCAAATTCAGCAGCAATGAAAGTCTCTCCAGAGCATGACGTGAACTGTCACAATACAGATCCCAACCATAAGCATAATCCGGAGACCTGTCATTAA
- the ccoG gene encoding cytochrome c oxidase accessory protein CcoG, with product MSDTEDIDVRGGQGQVVDPETYRDSIGTMEQSGKRKWVFPRKPKGKYTNYRNIVSYLLLVIYFAVPFIKINGNPFLLFNVIDREFYIVGQPFFPQDFFILTLGAIVSLIFIIIFTIAFGRIFCGWICPQTIFMESVFRKIEYWIEGDRNKQMKLDRQEWNSEKIMKRSLKWSVYVIISLIITHIMFMYIVGYEEVLDIVSQGPFANLTNFLVMILFTAAFYFVFAWFREQVCTLVCPYGRLQGVLIDKDTINVFYDFKRGENRSSWRKGEDRKAAGKGDCIDCHQCVVVCPTGIDIRDGQQLECVNCTACIDACDEVMEKVGLPKGLIRYASENEIENNTEFKFTGRMKGLAVVLVLLVGFLGFLLYNRGEMEAKFIKPAGSTYFVRDGKISNTYNYTFLNKTNDKKIVTIKVIDPAHAEVNFSVTQKITVERDKISKGTISISFPENDMKLSKQNITIGVYDMKGNLIDSYQTYFEGPFKLQF from the coding sequence ATGTCAGACACAGAAGATATAGACGTACGCGGCGGGCAGGGGCAGGTAGTTGATCCCGAAACTTACAGAGATTCCATTGGAACAATGGAACAGTCTGGTAAGAGAAAATGGGTCTTTCCCAGAAAACCAAAAGGAAAATATACCAATTACAGAAATATCGTCAGCTATCTTTTACTGGTGATCTATTTTGCAGTTCCGTTTATCAAAATCAATGGAAATCCTTTTCTGCTTTTTAATGTCATCGACAGAGAATTCTACATTGTTGGACAGCCATTCTTTCCTCAGGATTTTTTCATCCTTACGCTTGGCGCTATAGTTTCACTTATTTTCATCATCATTTTTACGATTGCATTCGGAAGAATTTTCTGCGGGTGGATTTGCCCTCAGACAATTTTTATGGAATCGGTTTTCCGTAAAATTGAGTATTGGATTGAAGGAGACAGAAACAAGCAGATGAAACTCGACAGGCAGGAGTGGAACAGCGAAAAAATAATGAAGCGAAGCCTAAAGTGGTCGGTTTACGTTATTATTTCTCTTATTATCACCCACATCATGTTTATGTACATTGTGGGATATGAAGAAGTTTTAGACATCGTCTCGCAGGGACCATTTGCCAATCTTACCAATTTTTTAGTGATGATTCTCTTCACAGCAGCCTTTTACTTTGTTTTTGCATGGTTCAGAGAGCAGGTTTGTACATTGGTTTGTCCTTACGGAAGATTGCAGGGAGTTTTAATAGATAAAGATACCATCAACGTTTTCTATGATTTTAAAAGAGGTGAAAACCGTTCTTCATGGAGAAAAGGTGAAGACAGAAAAGCGGCAGGAAAAGGCGACTGTATCGACTGTCATCAGTGCGTTGTCGTTTGTCCGACCGGAATCGACATCCGTGACGGGCAGCAGCTGGAATGTGTAAACTGTACAGCCTGCATCGACGCCTGCGACGAGGTCATGGAAAAAGTGGGGCTTCCAAAAGGTCTCATCCGTTATGCTTCAGAAAACGAAATCGAAAACAATACGGAATTCAAATTTACAGGAAGGATGAAAGGTTTAGCTGTAGTTTTGGTACTTTTGGTAGGGTTCTTAGGTTTTCTTTTATACAACCGCGGTGAGATGGAAGCAAAATTTATCAAGCCTGCAGGAAGCACTTACTTTGTAAGAGACGGCAAAATCAGCAATACGTATAACTATACTTTCCTCAACAAAACAAATGATAAAAAGATTGTTACCATTAAAGTAATTGATCCTGCGCATGCCGAAGTAAACTTCAGTGTGACGCAGAAAATTACAGTTGAAAGAGACAAAATTTCAAAAGGTACCATCAGCATCAGTTTCCCCGAAAATGATATGAAACTTTCAAAACAGAACATCACCATCGGTGTTTATGATATGAAAGGAAATTTAATTGATTCTTATCAGACTTATTTCGAGGGACCATTTAAATTACAGTTTTAA
- the fabF gene encoding beta-ketoacyl-ACP synthase II has product MKRVVITGLGAVTPLGNNVEEFWQNSINGVSGANRITHFDTEKFKLNFACEVKNFDPKVYLNHNEIKRSDLFSQYAMYSSAEAIKDSGLELDTMDPFDTGVIWGTGQGGMWTFESEVMEFTKGDGTPRFNPFFVPKFIANMASGMISMKFGLQGINYTTISACATGNTAIMDAFNYIRLGKAKVIISGGSEAAITPASVGGFSIMKAMSTRNDDFATASRPYDADRDGFVMGEGAGALVLEEYEHAKARGAKIYAELAGAAMTADAYHMTAPHPDGVGAIKAMQLALNEAGANVEDIDYLNPHATSTPMGDLVELKGISKLFKGSKNLDISATKSMTGHLLGAAGAAEAILTIKAIEKGIIPPTINLHKIDENIPTDVNIVFGEAKEKDINFALSNAFGFGGHNATLVFKKFY; this is encoded by the coding sequence ATGAAAAGAGTTGTCATTACAGGATTGGGCGCCGTGACGCCATTGGGAAATAATGTAGAAGAATTCTGGCAAAACAGCATCAACGGCGTGAGCGGAGCCAACAGAATCACTCACTTCGATACCGAAAAATTTAAACTCAACTTTGCCTGTGAAGTGAAAAACTTTGATCCTAAAGTTTATTTGAATCACAACGAAATAAAAAGAAGCGATCTTTTTTCACAATACGCCATGTATTCGTCAGCGGAAGCCATTAAAGATTCTGGTTTGGAACTGGATACAATGGATCCTTTTGACACCGGCGTCATCTGGGGGACCGGACAGGGCGGAATGTGGACTTTCGAAAGTGAAGTAATGGAATTTACAAAAGGCGACGGAACGCCACGCTTCAATCCGTTTTTTGTTCCGAAATTTATTGCCAATATGGCTTCGGGAATGATTTCAATGAAATTTGGGCTTCAGGGAATTAATTACACAACTATTTCAGCATGTGCGACAGGAAATACTGCAATTATGGATGCTTTCAACTACATCCGTTTGGGAAAAGCAAAAGTGATCATCAGCGGTGGATCAGAAGCAGCGATTACGCCTGCATCGGTAGGTGGTTTTTCGATTATGAAAGCAATGTCTACCAGAAATGATGATTTCGCCACTGCAAGCCGACCGTATGACGCAGACCGCGATGGTTTTGTGATGGGAGAAGGTGCCGGAGCTTTGGTTTTGGAAGAATATGAGCATGCCAAAGCGAGAGGCGCGAAAATTTATGCAGAATTAGCAGGAGCTGCAATGACAGCCGATGCGTATCATATGACTGCACCACATCCGGATGGAGTAGGAGCCATAAAAGCGATGCAGTTGGCATTAAATGAAGCAGGAGCCAATGTTGAAGATATTGATTACCTGAATCCTCACGCGACATCTACTCCGATGGGAGATTTGGTGGAACTGAAAGGCATCAGCAAACTGTTTAAAGGAAGTAAAAATTTAGATATCAGCGCAACAAAATCAATGACCGGTCACTTGCTGGGAGCGGCAGGGGCTGCAGAAGCAATTCTTACTATAAAAGCAATTGAGAAAGGAATTATTCCGCCAACGATTAATCTTCATAAAATCGATGAAAATATTCCGACAGATGTAAATATTGTTTTCGGGGAAGCGAAGGAGAAAGATATTAATTTTGCTTTAAGCAATGCCTTTGGTTTTGGCGGGCATAATGCAACGCTGGTTTTTAAGAAATTCTACTAA
- a CDS encoding cbb3-type cytochrome oxidase subunit 3: MIPQNFKDILSNTDNVGLYQTLALILFILFFVSLIIYVFSKPKKYYREEEHAPLEDDEDDFNLKN, from the coding sequence ATGATTCCTCAGAATTTTAAAGACATCTTATCCAACACGGACAACGTGGGGCTTTACCAGACATTGGCTTTGATCCTTTTTATTCTGTTTTTTGTATCTCTGATTATTTACGTTTTCAGTAAACCTAAAAAATACTACAGAGAAGAAGAGCATGCACCGCTTGAGGATGACGAAGATGATTTTAATCTAAAAAATTAA
- a CDS encoding TetR/AcrR family transcriptional regulator: MSKAEKTRQFIIEKTATLFNTKGYFSTSLSDITEATGLTKGSIYGNFENKNEVAIEVYKYNSGVLRKNLSRSFSDEFPTMTDKLYAFVSFYRKNWKFVFQSGGCPLMNAATESDDTFPELKNQVKRSFEVWIKTISDIITTGQESGEFRIEINPDDYASLFIILLEGGILLSKTTGNEKHLKLALDKILELTDKEIKENPS; encoded by the coding sequence ATGTCAAAAGCAGAGAAAACCCGACAGTTTATCATCGAGAAAACAGCTACTTTATTTAATACTAAAGGGTATTTCTCTACGTCTCTGTCAGATATTACCGAAGCTACAGGTTTAACCAAAGGCAGCATTTACGGTAATTTTGAAAATAAAAATGAGGTTGCGATTGAGGTTTATAAATACAATTCCGGTGTGCTTAGAAAAAATCTTTCAAGATCATTCAGCGATGAATTTCCAACGATGACTGATAAGCTTTACGCGTTCGTTTCCTTCTACAGGAAAAACTGGAAATTTGTTTTTCAAAGTGGCGGATGTCCTTTAATGAATGCTGCAACAGAATCTGATGATACTTTTCCGGAACTGAAAAATCAGGTAAAACGATCATTTGAGGTTTGGATAAAAACTATTTCCGATATCATCACAACCGGACAGGAAAGCGGCGAGTTTCGAATAGAAATCAATCCGGATGATTATGCATCACTTTTCATTATCCTGCTCGAAGGCGGAATTTTGTTGTCTAAAACCACAGGAAATGAAAAACATTTGAAGCTCGCTTTAGATAAAATTCTTGAACTCACCGACAAAGAAATCAAAGAGAATCCTTCATAA
- a CDS encoding FixH family protein — protein MKNLSWGHGVMLALLAFIIFILSMLFLFPNGQQNSEMVSDNYYEEELLYQQVIDAKGRADKLVNKPVYSQNSSGITIKFPADYNNGNARIKYVLNRTDDKNLDVKKDAVLDENKSFTIPANLMKFGSYTLRLTWVKNNTEYRIDYDVAWK, from the coding sequence ATGAAAAATCTTAGTTGGGGACACGGCGTAATGCTCGCACTTCTCGCATTTATAATATTCATACTTTCCATGCTCTTCTTATTTCCAAACGGACAGCAAAATTCCGAAATGGTTTCAGACAACTACTACGAAGAAGAACTGCTGTATCAGCAGGTGATTGATGCCAAAGGAAGAGCAGACAAACTCGTCAACAAGCCGGTTTACAGCCAAAACTCAAGTGGAATTACGATCAAATTTCCTGCAGACTACAACAACGGAAATGCAAGAATAAAATATGTTCTGAACAGAACCGACGATAAAAATCTTGACGTAAAAAAAGATGCGGTTCTGGATGAGAACAAATCATTTACAATTCCTGCGAATCTGATGAAATTCGGAAGTTACACCCTGCGTCTTACATGGGTGAAAAATAACACAGAATACAGAATAGATTACGATGTAGCATGGAAATAG
- a CDS encoding PaaI family thioesterase, with translation MDKLKALQSFTGKEFTDSPSPFMKWLNPMVVSAEEGRIEFQYTVREEWLNPMGNMHGGITAAIIDDIIGATMFSLNENNFIVTINNSIDYFSTAKLNEKIVAETKIIKRGKQFVNAECEVWNADKTRLIARGTSNLFKINS, from the coding sequence ATGGATAAATTAAAGGCATTACAATCATTTACAGGAAAAGAATTTACAGATTCGCCGTCTCCTTTTATGAAATGGCTGAATCCAATGGTTGTTTCTGCGGAAGAAGGCAGGATTGAATTTCAGTACACCGTGAGAGAAGAGTGGCTGAATCCAATGGGAAATATGCACGGTGGAATTACTGCGGCAATCATTGACGACATCATCGGAGCTACAATGTTTTCTTTGAATGAAAATAATTTTATCGTCACCATCAACAACAGCATCGATTATTTTTCAACGGCAAAACTGAATGAAAAGATTGTGGCCGAAACGAAAATCATCAAACGTGGAAAACAGTTTGTCAACGCAGAATGCGAAGTCTGGAATGCCGACAAAACAAGATTGATTGCAAGAGGAACTTCTAATTTATTTAAAATTAATAGCTGA